A stretch of Enterobacter cloacae complex sp. ECNIH7 DNA encodes these proteins:
- the ppiA gene encoding peptidylprolyl isomerase A, whose protein sequence is MLKSTLAAVAAVFALSAVSPAALAAKGDPHVLLTTSAGNIELELNSQKAPVSVKNFLDYVNSGFYNNTTFHRVIPGFMVQGGGFNEQMQQKQPNPPIKNEADNGLLNKRGTISMARTADKDSATSQFFLNVADNAFLDHGQRDFGYAVFGKIVKGMDVADKISQVPTHDVGPYQNVPSKPVVILSAKVLP, encoded by the coding sequence ATGCTCAAATCAACACTGGCGGCTGTCGCAGCTGTGTTTGCTCTTTCTGCCGTTTCCCCTGCTGCGCTGGCAGCCAAAGGGGACCCTCACGTTCTGCTGACCACCTCCGCCGGGAACATTGAGCTGGAACTGAATAGCCAGAAAGCTCCGGTTTCTGTGAAAAACTTCCTCGACTACGTGAACAGTGGTTTCTATAACAACACCACCTTCCACCGCGTGATCCCAGGCTTTATGGTTCAGGGCGGCGGCTTCAACGAGCAGATGCAGCAGAAACAGCCTAACCCGCCAATCAAAAATGAAGCGGACAACGGCCTGCTGAACAAACGCGGCACCATCTCCATGGCGCGTACCGCAGACAAAGACAGCGCGACCAGCCAGTTCTTCCTGAACGTGGCGGATAACGCCTTCCTCGACCACGGTCAGCGCGACTTTGGCTATGCCGTTTTCGGTAAAATCGTGAAAGGGATGGACGTGGCCGACAAGATTTCTCAGGTGCCTACTCACGACGTCGGTCCCTATCAGAATGTGCCGTCAAAACCGGTGGTTATCCTCTCCGCAAAAGTTCTGCCGTAA